One stretch of Hymenobacter sublimis DNA includes these proteins:
- the traM gene encoding conjugative transposon protein TraM, translated as MSEHNMQPVYPAGDNSTSESQPGPGPASAPTTPATLRPSVGELARRHWLPLLVGIGLLTAVTLFFYARSLSQEVAQQASPVAATSQNLEPTIAPATPEAAPAPTDVLEQKQAAARQAGVQTLGTVPSPDQLAGGMAVDTVGQAALRRRTALAAAERQARAAANRAALPPPDSTEVTAVDAQTGAYRAVRIPVVQASYRGNSVSADPRRRLRAAARPRTAPDGVPYEQNDDVLDMLDAAPAASRASYEQMTGRRYFDRRAALRASGASGAAANNASGYDAFGTIKAGYFRYAPDNQAQLLPDIFYKAVINGEQKIRTGSVVLLRLVEDAVISGQTFPKNLVFAGVASVETNHVAIRISRLGPTRVTADIYDYHYLPGLMIDPQKRQPLPAADNPLNDARSIGAQEVGMAIDRSASAANSVVGVGGRVAAAMVGRASTPRQKLRDVRLPDGYPVLITTGATDAGAPTASN; from the coding sequence TGCTCCCACTACCCCCGCTACGCTTCGCCCCTCGGTAGGGGAGCTGGCCCGCCGGCACTGGCTGCCCCTACTCGTGGGCATCGGCCTGCTGACGGCGGTGACGCTTTTTTTCTACGCCCGCTCCCTTTCCCAGGAAGTAGCGCAGCAGGCCAGCCCTGTGGCGGCTACCTCTCAAAATTTGGAGCCCACGATTGCGCCCGCCACGCCCGAAGCGGCCCCGGCGCCCACGGACGTGCTGGAACAAAAGCAGGCGGCCGCACGACAGGCCGGCGTGCAGACTCTGGGCACGGTTCCCTCCCCGGACCAATTGGCCGGCGGCATGGCGGTCGATACGGTGGGGCAAGCCGCTTTGCGCCGCCGCACGGCCTTGGCCGCCGCGGAGCGTCAGGCCCGGGCTGCAGCCAACCGGGCGGCGCTACCGCCCCCTGATTCCACGGAAGTAACGGCGGTGGATGCGCAGACCGGCGCCTACCGGGCCGTACGCATCCCGGTGGTGCAGGCCAGCTACCGGGGTAACAGTGTCAGTGCCGACCCGCGTCGGCGTTTGCGGGCTGCGGCCCGGCCCCGCACGGCGCCCGACGGGGTGCCCTACGAGCAAAACGACGACGTGCTGGACATGCTCGACGCAGCCCCTGCCGCCTCCCGCGCCTCGTACGAGCAGATGACCGGGCGCCGCTATTTCGACCGGCGGGCTGCCCTCCGGGCCAGCGGGGCGTCTGGTGCCGCGGCAAACAACGCTTCGGGCTACGATGCCTTTGGCACTATTAAAGCCGGCTATTTCCGGTATGCCCCCGATAATCAGGCGCAGCTGCTGCCGGACATTTTCTACAAGGCCGTTATCAACGGGGAACAGAAGATTCGGACTGGTTCCGTCGTGCTGCTGCGCCTTGTCGAGGATGCCGTTATCAGCGGGCAGACCTTTCCTAAGAACCTGGTATTTGCCGGCGTGGCCAGCGTCGAGACCAACCACGTGGCCATCCGCATCTCCCGGCTGGGCCCTACCCGGGTAACCGCCGACATCTACGACTACCATTACCTGCCGGGGTTGATGATTGACCCGCAGAAGCGCCAGCCGCTGCCCGCGGCTGACAATCCCCTCAACGATGCCCGCTCCATCGGTGCCCAGGAAGTGGGCATGGCCATTGACCGCTCGGCCTCGGCGGCTAATTCGGTAGTGGGCGTGGGGGGCCGGGTGGCGGCCGCGATGGTGGGCCGGGCATCGACACCCCGCCAGAAGCTGCGCGACGTGCGTCTGCCCGATGGCTACCCCGTGCTCATCACCACGGGCGCGACGGATGCCGGCGCGCCGACGGCCAGCAATTAA